One genomic segment of Pongo pygmaeus isolate AG05252 chromosome 19, NHGRI_mPonPyg2-v2.0_pri, whole genome shotgun sequence includes these proteins:
- the THRA gene encoding thyroid hormone receptor alpha codes for MEQKPSKVECGSDPEENSARSPDGKRKRKNGQCSLKTSMSGYIPSYLDKDEQCVVCGDKATGYHYRCITCEGCKGFFRRTIQKNLHPTYSCKYDSCCVIDKITRNQCQLCRFKKCIAVGMAMDLVLDDSKRVAKRKLIEQNRERRRKEEMIRSLQQRPEPTPEEWDLIHIATEAHRSTNAQGSHWKQRRKFLPDDIGQSPIVSMPDGDKVDLEAFSEFTKIITPAITRVVDFAKKLPMFSELPCEDQIILLKGCCMEIMSLRAAVRYDPESDTLTLSGEMAVKREQLKNGGLGVVSDAIFELGKSLSAFNLDDTEVALLQAVLLMSTDRSGLLCVDKIEKSQEAYLLAFEHYVNHRKHNIPHFWPKLLMKVTDLRMIGACHASRFLHMKVECPTELFPPLFLEVFEDQEV; via the exons TGCCAGGTCACCAGATGGAAAGCGAAAAAGAAAGAACGGCCAATGTTCCCTGAAAACCAGCATGTCAG gGTATATCCCTAGTTACCTGGACAAAGACGAGCAGTGTGTCGTGTGTGGGGACAAGGCAACTGGTTATCACTACCGCTGTATCACTTGTGAGGGCTGCAAG ggctTCTTTCGCCGCACAATCCAGAAGAACCTCCATCCCACCTATTCCTGCAAATATGACAGCTGCTGTGTCATTGACAAGATCACCCGCAATCAGTGCCAGCTGTGCCGCTTCAAGAAGTGCATCGCCGTGGGCATGGCCATGGACT TGGTTCTAGATGACTCGAAGCGGGTGGCCAAGCGTAAGCTGATTGAGCAGAACCGGGAGCGGCGGCGGAAGGAGGAGATGATCCGATCACTGCAGCAGCGACCAGAGCCCACTCCTGAAGAGTGGGATCTGATCCACATTGCCACAGAGGCCCATCGCAGCACCAATGCCCAGGGCAGCCATTGGAAACAGAGGCGGAAATTCCTG CCCGATGACATTGGCCAGTCACCCATTGTCTCCATGCCGGACGGAGACAAGGTGGACCTGGAAGCCTTCAGCGAGTTTACTAAGATCATCACCCCGGCCATCACCCGTGTGGTGGACTTTGCCAAAAAACTGCCCATGTTCTCCGAG CTGCCTTGCGAAGACCAGATCATCCTCCTGAAGGGGTGCTGCATGGAGATCATGTCCCTGCGGGCGGCTGTCCGCTACGACCCTGAGAGCGACACCCTGACGCTGAGTGGGGAGATGGCTGTCAAGCGGGAGCAGCTCAAGAATGGCGGCCTGGGCGTAGTCTCTGACGCCATCTTTGAACTGGGCAAGTCACTCTCTGCCTTTAACCTGGATGACACGGAAGTGGCTCTGCTGCAGGCTGTGCTGCTAATGTCAACAG ACCGCTCGGGCCTGCTGTGTGTGGACAAGATCGAGAAGAGTCAGGAGGCGTACCTGCTGGCGTTCGAGCACTACGTCAACCACCGCAAACACAACATTCCGCACTTCTGGCCCAAGCTGCTGATGAAGGTGACTGACCTCCGCATGATCGGGGCCTGCCACGCCAGCCGCTTCCTCCACATGAAAGTCGAGTGCCCCACCGAACTCTTCCCCCCACTCTTCCTCGAGGTCTTTGAGGATCAGGAAGTCTAA